The genomic stretch ATGTGGAAAAGACTAATCTACTTATTCAAGCCACAGTAGACCGTATGCGTCATCTATTCCCAATGACAACAAGAAGTCAAGGAAAGTATTGGAATGGTAGCAGCGAGGTTGACGACATAGCGGCAACAGTACTGGAATATTCCGGTGCCTACTATGTAGCCAAGGTGGGTATCGGTTCATTTCCACCTGTTCCTGGACCAAAGTGGCTTACTTATTACTTGATCATGGACACTGGAAGTCACATTACTTGGGTCCAATGTGAAGGTTGCAATCCTTGCTTTCCCCTTATACAAATACCCAATTTCCCATTCTCAAGATCTCAAAGTTACAGGTCTATTCCTTGTGGTCACCGAGACTGTCCAACTCCAAGAGAGGATTGCTATGGAGGTTCATGTGGATTCATAGCACGCTACAGTGGTAACGATGGTCCCTTAACAAGGGGAACCATTGCAAGAGAGACCTTAACCTTCTCTTCTGATATATCTGGATCTATGGCTTATAACAATTTATTCTTGGCTTGTGGCTTACAGAATAACAACTATCGCTTTCGACAACCGAATAAAATTGCTGGTCTTTTGGATTTAGGGCCTGGAGGCCGTGGAACTCCTCCCATATGGAGGCAAGTAGACCAAAAAAGGTTCTCTTATTGCCTATTTACCTCTGAACAAACCAGTTCAAAGTTACATATTGGAGAAGGTGCAAGGTTGGCACAACCACAAGTCATGTCTACACCATTGCTTAGAGGATCAGATATCAGCATTGCAGGTATTCGTCTTAAACTATGGGGATTTTTCCGCTTTGGCGGTTGCGTTATAGATACAGGAGTTCCGTTTACTTCAATAGTTGCTAAAGCTTATTCCATTGTGAGAATTGTTTTTATTCGGTACTTTGCACAGTTTGGTTTGCAACTATATGGTAGTGGAAGTAGACCAAGTGGTCTGCCCATGTTTGATCTCTGTTTCCCAAGGCCGCCGCAAGGTTTTAGGTTTCCAACTATGACATTCCATTTCAAAAGAGCTGATCTAGTTGTGCAGCCCACTGGTGTATTTTCAGTAGGGTCAAATTATATTTGTGTTACACTTAGATCAGGAGATGTTACACTGATTGGAGCTTATCAGCAAACGCAACACAAGTTCTcctttgatttggagttgggaaATACAGGAACTCTCTTCTTTGCTCCGGAGAATTGTGGAGCCCCTGTTTAAGATTATTTCTGTCTTTTCTGAAAGAGCTTGTACTcagaaatcaaaataattaattCCATTTAACTAGTTTCAGACCCAATTTCTCTAGCCCATAGTTTCAATAACCGAGGATCAAATTAAGGAAAATTTTTGCTTATCATGGTCTAAGTGTTCACTCTTAAATTTAAGGTCATCATTACTACCCTTTATATTCTGAAGGTCCGAAATTCAATTTGCTAATCTGTAAATAGTGATCCATAAAACCCATCTAAGCACAACGATGGTCGTTGGTGAAAGAATTCCTCCTTTACAATGGCTTGACTTTGCTTGCCCATGGATCTATTCCCAAGAGATACTGGCACTACGAGTTTGACATCACAATTTAATTGATCAAATGCATNNNNNNNNNNNNNNNNNNNNNNNNNNNNNNNNNNNNNNNNNNNNNNNNNNNNNNNNNNNNNNNNNNNNNNNNNNNNNNNNNNNNNNNNNNNNNNNNNNNNNNNNNNNNNNNNNNNNNNNNNNNNNNNNNNNNNNNNNNNNNNNNNNNNNNNNNNNNNNNNNNNNNNNNNNNNNNNNNNNNNNNNNNNNNNNNNNNNNNNNNNNNNNNNNNNNNNNNNNNNNNNNNNNNNNNNNNNNNNNNNNNNNNNNNNNNNNNNNNNNNNNNNNNNNNNNNNNNNNNNNNNNNNNNNNNNNNNNNNNNNNNNNNNNNNNNNNNNNNNNNNNNNNNNNNNNNNNNNNNNNNNNNNNNNNNNNNNNNNNNNNNNNNNNNNNNNNNNNNNNNNNNNNNNNNNNNNNNNNNNNNNNNNNNNNNNNNNNNNNNNNNNNNNNNNNNNNNNNNNNNNNNNNNNNNNNNNNNNNNNNNNNNNNNNNNNNNNNNNNNNNNNNNNNNNNNNNNNNNNNNNNNNNNNNNNNNNNNNNNNNNNNNNNNNNNNNNNNNNNNNNNNNNNNNNNNNNNNNNNNNNNNNNNNNNNNNNNNNNNNNNNNNNNNNNNNNNNNNNNNNNNNNNNNNNNNNNNNNNNNNNNNNNNNNNNNNNNNNNNNNNNNNNNNNNNNNNNNNNNNNNNNNNNNNNNNNNNNNNNNNNNNNNNNNNNNNNNNNNNNNNNNNNNNNNNNNNNNNNNNNNNNNNNNNNNNNNNNNNNNNNNNNNNNNNNNNNNNNNNNNNNNNNNNNNNNNNNNNNNNNNNNNNNNNNNNNNNNNNNNNNNNNNNNNNNNNNNNNNNNNNNNNNNNNNNNNNNNNNNNNNNNNNNNNNNNNNNNNNNNNNNNNNNNNNNNNNNNNNNNNNNNNNNNNNNNNNNNNNNNNNNNNNNNNNNNNNNNNNNNNNNNNNNNNNNNNNNNNNNNNNNNNNNNNNNNNNNNNNNNNNNNNNNNNNNNNNNNNNNNNNNNNNNNNNNNNNNNNNNNNNNNNNNNNNNNNNNNNNNNNNNNNNNNNNNNNNNNNNNNNNNNNNNNNNNNNNNNNNNNNNNNNNNNNNNNNNNNNNNNNNNNNNTCTCTTTAATTATGGCCTCAAACAGCCACATAGGGCATGGTTCCATCGCTTGTCTCAGTTCCTTATACATTTGAGATTTCATGCTTCACAGAGTGATCCCGCTCTTTATCTTTCATAGGTGTTCCCACAATTTATATTCTTATCTAGATTGAGGCTTTGTTTTGTGAGATTGGCCTCCCTCTCACTACACCTCATGTGCTTTGGTGTGACAATATAGAGGCTACGTATTTATCTGTCAATTCCATTTTTCATCCACGATCCAAGCATATGGAAATTGATTTCCACTTCGTTCATGATCATGTTTCTAAGAAACAATTATCCGTGCAGTTTTATCTCCACCACTGATCAGATTGTGAACATTCTGACTAAGCTGCTCTCTAATTCACTGTTTCAGTTTACGTCTGATAAGTTAAAGATCCGTGCACCCGACTCTCCGATATTGATGTATATCCAATCGTCCAGCTCAAGTGCATATCCGATCAACCACCTCACATAACCGATCCCTATATCAGATGTGATATTGAGTTTCCAACATTATTGGTACTCAATATTGCAAGTCTCGGTTGCCTTACATCTTTAAGATTCTATTCGTAGCAATATTCTATTGTAATTCAAACTCTCTATGTATAGCCCATAGGCTAAGGTTATCCCACTTTGTATATATTCTCATATTTCAATCATGTATATATTCTTATATTTCAATCAATAGAAAGACAAACTTGAATTTACATATACCAAATAACAAGATAGCTGGTATAATGGGTATGGGGTCAATAATGCTGGGGTGCAAAGAGTCTATCAATAGCATAGTCTTTGGTTGTGGCTCAGATTTGATATGCAATGTATGCCAAATAATGAGATATCTAGTATAATGGTGATGGGGTCCGGACCTCAATCCTTCATTTCGAGCATCACATTCCATCTCAGAAATGCTGTTCTTGTTCTTAGGGCCTGAAAATTCATTTGAGATTTAAGGAAGATTACTTTTCTTAGCAATGGTACCTCATCAAGAAATTCCACATAATCTAATCGGAACCATACCATCAATCGAATTTTGGGTTATCTTATATCATTTACATGGAAGTAcgccacccttttttttttttgggtaaaagaagTACCCTCACCTTCTGTCCAACGAATCTTAAAGATAATGCATGTAATATCTTGTAATGCTTATGataatatatgtatgtatattcATGCATTTTAGGATAATTAATATATAGCTTGTTTTACATTCCAAATGACAGTAATTAAACCATCTCTGATCTGTGTTTTGGTGTAGGATAGATTAATTGATTCTTAATCAGCCATTAATTTGACGTGATGGATCATTTTTTGAATGGATCTTAATTCATTAGGTGTTAATAAATAGGTCTCATTAGGAAATAATTTGACTACTACCCGAGTTGCAAATAAGTGGCTGCACCCTGaggaaatagaataattcacttctcGATCCTTTGGGTTCGAAAATACCATCCTACCTAATTTTAATACTTTTCAAAATATCCTttgagattccatttctttgactgtAAACAAAGGTTGCAGTAGGTCACATTATTCTTGTCAGGTTTGGACTCAATCAGAATAATCGATTAATCTGTCAAAGGACTCAAGAGtgcttcttcttgaagacctcTGCATGGAATTGACCAGCTTTCATGGTTCATCAAGGCCAAATGTGGGCCTGTAtatttttctagggttgcacATGGGCTAGGCAAGTGGAAGCTCAATACTTGATTAGGTTGGACTGGGCTTGGGATTGCCCTCCCTGACCTCGGTTTTCTTTCAAGCTAAGTTATCAACCTAACTCACATAAATCCAACCCCTAGAAACAATGTCTGAAACAAGGCAGGTAAGTTGAAAATCTTCCAACTCCACTCATTTGAATTTGTGTTAAAGTGACTGACTATATCTGTTAGACAGACAAGTGAAAAACTTCATAACAATTGGAAAGATCAAGATAGATTGCAATTGACCAAAATTTTAATACTCATGCTTGATTCTCATTCAAAAACTGTTGGCCTAAATTTTTACACTCACACTGATTTGATGTTATGATTGGACTCCTTAATTCTCAACCTCTATATTTATGGGTCAAAATATCATTCTTCGATTTAAATTAGAATCAAATTCCATGGCTGAAGAGATTCTATCTTCACCCAGGAAAACAAAGTCCTAAACTTTTTCTCATATTTACCAGCCATTTTCCTCGATGTTATAAGTACACTACTCAATCTTCTCTGCTTAAGgagataaatataaatttatccGTAGGATAAAATAGTAGCCCCAACATTAATGAAAAAATGCAATGTGGCTGACAACCAAATCAGGAGGGCAAACGTGAAATCTTCCAtcattaattttcaatttttttttcttttataggtggagagggaagtaggtaatagccaagaggctcgaacttggtacctcctggtgagcatgagttttttacacaccacaactcaccaattgagctaggcagttgttgttaacTATTCATTTAATCTCTGACAATTTGTGGTAGTTACTTCCAAATTATAAATCTTCCTTGGACCAGCCACATTTTTAAATCACATTGGAacttttccatttattttcccTTCATTAACATAAGACAAAAGCATCAGCCGTTTCTTATCAGATCCTTCAATTCTACATTTAATTAGGTTCTATATTTGGGCAATTCTCAATTATAAATCTCATGTCCTCTGGCCTTGGTGTTCACATCCCATTCTTTGTTTAACTTTATAGCGTAAATGGCTTTCATGGAGACTTTGTTATCTCTAATCTTTCTCCTCTCAAGTTCATTACTGCTACATTCTGTTGCTGTTCATGAAAGTCCTGAGTCCATCACTCTAAGCCTCATTCACCCATTCTCTATCCACTCACCATTCTATCCAGGGAAGAACGTAACAGATGTGGAGAAGATTAATCTACTTATTAAAGCCACAGAAGCCCATATGCAGCATCTATTCCCAACCACAACAATGAGACGACAAGGAAGCCAAAACGGTAGCAGTGAAATTGACGACATAGGAGCACTTGTCGGATTTAATGGTGCCTATTATCTAGCCATTGTGGGTATAGGTTCATTTCCACCAGTTCCTGGCCCAAAGTTTAAGACTTATTCCTTGGTAATGGACACTGGAAGCGTCATGACATGGGTGCAATGTGAAGGTTGTGATCCTTGCTTACCCCTATTGCAACCCAATTTCCCATACAGACGATCTCAGAGTTATAGTTCTATTCCTTGTGGTCACAAAGACTGTCCAACTCCAGAACGGGATTGCCATGGACAGTCTTGTGGATTCAAAGTACGCTATGGGGATATTAACCGTGGACCCATAACGAGGGGAACCATTGTAAGAGAGACCTTAGCCTTCACTTCTGATATATCTAGAGGAGCTATAGTCTCTTATAGCAATTCATTCTTGGGTTGTGGCTTACATAGCTCCAACTATGGGTTTCCAACACAGAGTACTGTTGCTGGGATTTTGGGCTTAGGGCCTGGAGGCTATGGAACAAAACCCATATGGAAGCAAGTAGCCAAAAAACGCTTCTCTTATTGCTTATTTATCTCTGAACATGCCAGTTCAAAGTTATATATTGGAGGTGAAAGGATGGTAGGACCACAAGTTGTGTCTACACCATTGGTGGGAGGATCTAACCCAACACTCTACTATGTGGACTTGCATGATATTAGCATTGCAGGAATTCGCCTTGGACTACAGAGATCAGCCCTCTCTGGTGGTTGCGCCATAGATACAGGAGCTCCAATGACTTCACTAGTTGCTAATATTTATGCACTTGTGAGAGCTAGTTTTGTTCGATACTTTGCACAGTATGGTATTCAACCATATGGTAGTCGAGGTAGACCAAGCAATTTGCCTGATTTAGATCTTTGTTTCCCAAAGCCACCTAGTTTTAATAGGTTTCCAACTATGACTTTCCATTTCAGAGAAGCTGATCTTGTTGTGCAGCCCACCGGTATATTTTCAATGGGGACAAATTATATTTGTGTTACAATTAAACCAGCCACTGAAACATTGATTGGAGCGCATCAGCAAACGCAACACAGGTTCTTCATtgattttgagttgggaaataGAGTCTTCTTTGCTCCTGAGAATTGTGGAGCTACTACTTAAGATTATTGTTGCTTCTCTGGAATAGTTTGTACTTAACAATCagaataaataatttcatttaATGACTCATCTTTTTGCTCTCATACCCAGTTTCTCTAGCTAatagagcccgtttggtatcgtttctgttccagaaactccgtttcgtgttaaaaatagaaatttcaatttctatgtcaaaacgctgtttttaaacgatttaaggctgtttggtgaatctgtttctggaaCAATTTCAGAATAGAAAACCGACAGTTCTGCCATTTGGTTATgcttgtttcattttttatttttttttaagtcaataattacagaaataacattaaaataggcTTAGAAATTACtaatcctttgggacaataaagtatcacatacaaaaaaaaaaaattgtttcaaaaGGACAAATAAAGTATAGAATTAACAATGcttgtccaagttaattattacataattccccaaattttcactttttgtctaagtttaaagacttgaatgcatggaggatatctttcatcttatttatttggtcctctaatcctttaagtgtcccttcctgATATATTTTCATATACTCGTTCGAAGTGGacggtggtgtggatgatgttgatgttgagctttctgaacatgatgttgatgttgatctGAATCTttcatgatggctttaatcagatctcatgagatccttaagatcggaatcctttttataccttctatgcacgtgcgaaacaccacaacataccatgataaggtgtagcgccagtgcatcaaggattatgcacctaaccaatcaaatcctaagCGTAAGCATCTATCTCATCCATATCAGCGTAAAAATCtcagcaacctttggatgggcatcaagcctgcgtggtcgaatcttgaccattcatttcacttccctttactcatctttattataatcaagcccctgcctccatatatttcagtacttaaagaccccctgcaacttaaccttcaaaatcttgaaattacacaaaagcccttcaaatttcaaaaataaattccaaaaaatccacccaacaccgagagcaactgatggattttcggtttggatttcgAACCGGCTTTAcgaaaacacttataactttttcatacaatattcgatcgagatgaaacgaagtgtgtTAGAACCATAACTGGACGCTatacgactttccagaagactcaatcatctgacttatccatataaaaagaccaaaatgcccttagacctttccaatgacgtatttttctcatacggaatcagaacgcaatgaaatcagaaccattgaAAAGATTCGATTTTTGtcatattgttacatggagaaatgatcttcctttaaaaaattcatcttcaatgccgaaactaccctcgactgccacaaatgtcgtaacttctacatacggtatcggaatgcaacaaaattagatgcactagactagataaatctatatttttcatgaagaaatgatcttccaaaaatgtcattttcattgccgaaaattcccccgagcgtaaataggccaattttgccagttttgacccagaaacccgcaccacatactaaggatgtatcaaaccattccatgcttACCAAgcagctctgttatctcatcagtgacacTGGACATTACCATGTTGTCATTtccatccatgtcacccaaactggccatgtcatcaccgccacatGGCCGGGTTCCCAACGGGGACAACCATGAAACAACAGAAAACACAATCAACAAAAACCCACAAATGGCTCCAAGAGTATGCGTACCTGGTTGAGTGAAGACGAGCAGAGATCTAGGTTGAAAACTTGCAAAGATCTGGTCTTCACATATGAGATCTGAGAAGACGTGATCGACGAGCAGAGTCGAGTAGAGATGAGCAGTGGAGTTCTCCCTTAAGAAGAACGATGCAAGAACCTTCTGATTtgtaaaaaacccaaaaaatgttGAGGTTTGTGCGAAatagagaagaggaaagaagaagaagaagaatgaaggtgaagaacaaagaagaagaagaaagtgatcGTACCTGCTGTGTCAAGGATTCAAGGTCGAGTTGCTTCTCCAGTAATCGGTCTTCTTTTTTCGCCAACTCTGCATGCTCAAAGGTGAAAGGGAGAGGTGAAAGGAAGCGAGGGTATATTATCGGGAACGAAAGTTCCTTTTTTAACAAGTTTGGAATGAAATTGTCGGACAGAACGACAATTTGTCGTTCCGTCTTTCCACTttcaaatcgtttttttttttccaacttttggttcaaaaaaactgaaacacatCATATGGTTGCCAAATAGATTTTTGcgttttttcattccaatagaacgaaaaaatggtaggaacgtttttttggaacaataccaaacggggCCATAGTTTCAGtaagaaaaaatcaaatcgATGAAATTTAAGCAGCCTTAGGGCTTCTTAAGATTACCATTGACTGAGGTTTTGGGTCCTATTTCATTGCCTATatttattggatccatgtagctgaccccattaagttgggatgagGCTGAGTTTATTTTGTGCTCATGAGACCTTTGAGGTCTACATGATCACAAAATTTTAGGCCACAACGATCTAGAACACGGCTTGGAAAAACTTGAACCTTCTAGACATACTTATCAATTTAGCATGTCCTGAAGTATTTTCCCCAATCATGAGAAGTCGTTTCTACAATTGAAGGCTACTTTATGGTAGATTTGAAGTAATTTCCCTATATGGTAGAATTCTTATTTTACATTCTATTCTTGAATATATATGTTCTATAAATTATCCTTAACTTTcactgtttttttttaatttctctaaac from Macadamia integrifolia cultivar HAES 741 chromosome 14, SCU_Mint_v3, whole genome shotgun sequence encodes the following:
- the LOC122060787 gene encoding aspartic proteinase nepenthesin-1-like, whose protein sequence is MAFMETLLSLIFLLSSSLLLHSVAVHESPESITLSLIHPFSIHSPFYPGKNVTDVEKINLLIKATEAHMQHLFPTTTMRRQGSQNGSSEIDDIGALVGFNGAYYLAIVGIGSFPPVPGPKFKTYSLVMDTGSVMTWVQCEGCDPCLPLLQPNFPYRRSQSYSSIPCGHKDCPTPERDCHGQSCGFKVRYGDINRGPITRGTIVRETLAFTSDISRGAIVSYSNSFLGCGLHSSNYGFPTQSTVAGILGLGPGGYGTKPIWKQVAKKRFSYCLFISEHASSKLYIGGERMVGPQVVSTPLVGGSNPTLYYVDLHDISIAGIRLGLQRSALSGGCAIDTGAPMTSLVANIYALVRASFVRYFAQYGIQPYGSRGRPSNLPDLDLCFPKPPSFNRFPTMTFHFREADLVVQPTGIFSMGTNYICVTIKPATETLIGAHQQTQHRFFIDFELGNRVFFAPENCGATT
- the LOC122060786 gene encoding aspartic proteinase nepenthesin-1-like, which produces MAFMKTLFFVVYLLSSLLLLHSIATHEGLESITLSLIHPFSVHSPFYPGKNVTDVEKTNLLIQATVDRMRHLFPMTTRSQGKYWNGSSEVDDIAATVLEYSGAYYVAKVGIGSFPPVPGPKWLTYYLIMDTGSHITWVQCEGCNPCFPLIQIPNFPFSRSQSYRSIPCGHRDCPTPREDCYGGSCGFIARYSGNDGPLTRGTIARETLTFSSDISGSMAYNNLFLACGLQNNNYRFRQPNKIAGLLDLGPGGRGTPPIWRQVDQKRFSYCLFTSEQTSSKLHIGEGARLAQPQVMSTPLLRGSDISIAGIRLKLWGFFRFGGCVIDTGVPFTSIVAKAYSIVRIVFIRYFAQFGLQLYGSGSRPSGLPMFDLCFPRPPQGFRFPTMTFHFKRADLVVQPTGVFSVGSNYICVTLRSGDVTLIGAYQQTQHKFSFDLELGNTGTLFFAPENCGAPV